Proteins co-encoded in one Gossypium arboreum isolate Shixiya-1 chromosome 11, ASM2569848v2, whole genome shotgun sequence genomic window:
- the LOC108467326 gene encoding 40S ribosomal protein S2-2-like, producing MAERGGGERGAFRRGFGGGRGDRGPRGRRRGRKDEEEKWVPVTKLGRLVKSGKITSLEQIYLHSLPIKEYQIIDQLVGPSLKDEVMKITPVQKQTRAGQRTRFKAFVVVGDGNGHVGLGVKCSKEVATAIRGAIILAKLSVIPVRRGYWGNKIGKPHTVPCKVTGKCGSVTVRMVPAPRGAGIVAARVPKKVLQFAGIEDVFTSSRGSTKTLGNFVKATFECLLKTYGFLTPDFWKETRFTRSPFQEYTDLLGKPAKTLVLEDAERLDV from the exons ATGGCAGAAAGAGGCGGCGGAGAACGTGGCGCTTTTAGGCGCGGCTTCGGTGGAGGAAGGGGTGACCGTGGTCCAAGAGGCAGGAGACGTGGCCGCAAGGACGAAGAGGAGAAATGGGTACCCGTCACGAAACTCGGCCGTTTAGTCAAATCCGGGAAAATCACGTCCCTCGAACAAATTTACCTCCACTCTCTCCCTATCAAAGAGTACCAAATCATCGACCAGCTCGTCGGCCCTTCCTTGAAAGACGAAGTCATGAAGATCACTCCCGTCCAGAAACAAACACGTGCCGGCCAGCGCACGCGTTTCAAGGCCTTCGTCGTCGTCGGAGACGGAAACGGACACGTCGGATTGGGTGTCAAGTGCAGCAAAGAAGTTGCGACGGCCATAAGAGGGGCGATAATATTGGCGAAGTTGTCGGTTATCCCGGTGAGGAGAGGTTATTGGGGGAATAAGATCGGGAAACCCCATACGGTGCCGTGTAAGGTTACCGGGAAATGTGGATCCGTTACTGTTAGGATGGTGCCTGCTCCGAGAGGTGCGGGGATTGTGGCTGCTAGGGTCCCCAAGAAAGTTCTTCAGTTTGCAGGGATCGAAGATGTTTTCACTTCTTCCAGGGGATCCACTAAGACTCTCGGTAACTTTGTCAAG GCCACCTTTGAGTGTCTTCTGAAAACTTATGGTTTCTTGACTCCCGATTTCTGGAAAGAGACTCGTTTCACAAGGTCTCCTTTCCAAGAGTATACTGATCTGTTGGGAAAGCCGGCAAAGACCCTTGTACTTGAAGATGCAGAGAGGTTGGACGTATAG